The proteins below come from a single Nitrosarchaeum sp. genomic window:
- a CDS encoding ABC transporter permease, whose product MHPIIRLVNRNLTISINPGFLIWQVIFPLIYIFVAGYAYTSLIDQVPFGDKNISYPTFLATGMIGFNIMNSTLISGIIIWNDRRHGMFEQIMSGPFTRSDYILSNICTIGIVGLVSASLIALVGYPVFFESIEFTPITIPMIIFAAIVGSVLFGSIASIISTRLRSSEGFNVIINTVFLFFAFVSTAFYPSSGSPEPLRTIFYLNPLTYLVDVIRGGIFGNITEFVIIEMCVLVVIASILFIIATKLLTKLDF is encoded by the coding sequence ATGCATCCAATAATTAGACTTGTTAATAGAAACTTAACAATATCAATTAATCCTGGATTTTTGATCTGGCAAGTGATTTTTCCTTTAATTTACATTTTTGTTGCAGGTTATGCATACACATCATTAATTGATCAAGTTCCTTTTGGTGACAAAAATATTAGCTATCCTACATTTTTGGCAACTGGTATGATTGGATTTAATATTATGAATAGTACTCTGATCTCAGGAATAATAATTTGGAATGATAGAAGACATGGCATGTTTGAGCAAATAATGTCTGGGCCATTTACACGATCTGATTATATTTTAAGTAATATTTGCACTATTGGAATTGTAGGATTGGTAAGTGCGTCATTAATTGCACTTGTTGGGTATCCTGTATTTTTTGAATCAATTGAATTTACTCCAATTACTATTCCAATGATTATCTTTGCTGCAATTGTGGGTTCTGTTTTATTTGGTTCCATAGCCTCAATAATTTCTACTCGATTACGTTCTAGTGAAGGATTTAATGTTATAATCAATACTGTTTTTTTATTTTTTGCCTTTGTTAGTACTGCATTTTATCCCTCTTCAGGTTCACCAGAACCTCTTAGAACCATTTTTTATCTAAACCCACTTACCTATTTGGTAGATGTTATACGTGGTGGAATTTTTGGTAATATTACAGAATTTGTAATTATTGAAATGTGTGTTTTAGTAGTTATTGCATCAATACTTTTTATTATTGCAACAAAATTACTTACAAAACTAGATTTTTAA
- a CDS encoding NAD-binding protein, whose product MTDIILGMGEVGSTLFELLAERGFDCVGIDSDKSKCRNYSENNLIKNPEYLHICLPGELNEFSEITIKWIKKISDLNVVIIHSTVQPGTTKHIQDRVEIPVLFSPVRGVHKRFLDDIKKYTKFISSDKKEISPKIKLELEKRFQKIQWMSTTKTAELAKILVDTTYYGWLINYAQITKMICDTEKIDFDEMWKFADEIHENLGNRPKMYPGIIGGHCVIPNLSLIKYDNLDIIKKINNMYKSFNDVKNSNN is encoded by the coding sequence ATGACAGACATCATTTTAGGAATGGGAGAAGTTGGATCTACTCTTTTTGAGTTACTTGCTGAGCGCGGATTTGATTGTGTAGGAATAGATAGTGATAAATCAAAATGTAGAAACTATTCTGAAAATAATCTAATAAAAAATCCAGAATATCTACATATTTGTCTTCCAGGAGAATTAAACGAATTTAGTGAAATAACAATAAAATGGATAAAAAAAATTTCAGACTTAAATGTTGTCATTATTCATTCAACTGTACAACCAGGTACTACAAAACATATTCAAGATAGAGTCGAGATACCAGTTTTATTTTCACCTGTACGTGGAGTGCACAAAAGATTTTTAGATGATATAAAAAAATATACAAAATTTATCTCATCTGATAAAAAAGAAATTAGCCCTAAAATTAAATTAGAATTAGAGAAAAGATTTCAAAAAATACAATGGATGTCTACCACTAAAACTGCCGAATTAGCAAAAATTTTAGTTGATACAACATATTATGGATGGTTAATTAATTATGCTCAGATTACTAAAATGATTTGTGATACAGAAAAAATAGATTTTGATGAGATGTGGAAATTTGCAGATGAAATTCATGAAAATTTAGGAAACAGACCAAAGATGTATCCAGGAATAATAGGTGGGCATTGCGTTATACCAAATCTAAGTTTAATCAAATATGATAATTTAGACATAATTAAAAAAATAAATAATATGTATAAGAGTTTTAACGATGTGAAAAATTCTAATAATTAA
- a CDS encoding DUF354 domain-containing protein — protein MKIWIDILTPKQLLFSEPVIERLRKNHNVLCTSRSYDEVSKLAKIRKIDLIYVGKHGGGKKYDKLEASINRIRKLSLLIYKFSPDMVISFCSPEAARVSFGMGIRHIAFCDSPHAKAVMKLTLPLIQKLLIPWIIPKKEFLKYGIDSKDIITYKAIDASVTIKRNNSQKKSLPFKNNNKKNILIRVEEEQAAYTSKSIKIIPIINEIVKEFDGENIVILGRYSEQIENLKKIFGKKTSIMKMSFDGKHLLEHTDIFLGSGGTMTAESALLGIPTISYNAVPNIVERFLVKNNLVNRETDPKKITKIIRKFLETSDNNSKKRARKITDNMEDPIQKLIQIIKE, from the coding sequence TTGAAAATTTGGATAGATATTCTAACTCCTAAACAATTATTGTTTTCTGAACCAGTAATTGAGAGACTGAGGAAAAATCACAATGTTTTATGCACATCTCGATCATATGATGAAGTCTCAAAACTAGCAAAAATTCGAAAAATTGACCTAATTTATGTCGGAAAGCATGGCGGAGGTAAAAAATATGATAAACTCGAGGCCAGTATTAACCGAATAAGAAAACTATCTTTGTTAATTTATAAATTTTCTCCAGATATGGTAATTAGCTTCTGTTCTCCTGAAGCCGCAAGAGTTTCATTTGGTATGGGAATAAGGCATATTGCATTTTGTGATTCACCACATGCTAAAGCAGTGATGAAATTAACATTACCATTAATTCAAAAATTGTTGATTCCTTGGATAATACCTAAAAAAGAATTTTTAAAATATGGTATAGATTCAAAAGACATTATTACATACAAAGCAATTGATGCATCAGTAACGATAAAAAGAAATAACAGCCAAAAAAAATCTTTACCATTTAAAAATAATAATAAAAAAAATATTTTGATCAGAGTAGAAGAAGAGCAAGCAGCGTATACATCTAAATCAATAAAAATAATACCAATCATAAATGAAATTGTAAAAGAATTTGATGGTGAAAATATTGTCATTCTTGGAAGATATTCTGAACAAATTGAAAATTTAAAAAAAATATTCGGTAAAAAGACAAGTATTATGAAAATGTCATTTGATGGAAAACATTTGTTAGAGCATACAGATATTTTTCTAGGATCAGGTGGCACTATGACAGCAGAGTCAGCTTTACTAGGAATTCCAACTATTTCATATAATGCAGTACCCAATATAGTTGAGAGATTTTTAGTAAAAAATAATCTTGTAAATAGAGAAACAGATCCTAAAAAAATTACTAAAATTATTAGAAAATTCCTTGAAACTTCAGATAATAATTCCAAAAAAAGAGCAAGAAAAATTACCGACAACATGGAAGATCCTATTCAAAAACTAATTCAAATTATCAAAGAGTAA
- a CDS encoding DEAD/DEAH box helicase produces the protein MKDPDQIQQKNQLPDSTIDSLFNYFGFTTLTEIQKKASPIILQKRDCLVIAPTGSGKTECSVIPIFSLVKKSKKLGKIKVLYITPLRALNRDVFRRIIKYAQHSNLSIEIRHGDTTQTARRKITENPPDILITTPETLVILLTQLKMLDALSELEWIVIDEVHEFLASERGSQLSLSIERLQLNSKYYLTKIGLSATVGNFEEAGKFVVGTKRKCQIIRDTSVRKYDVEVKFVNGTISDVADKIIEHVLELNLDSPILLFTNTRGESEFLASILKEKSSINIELHHGSLSKEVREDTEISLREGKRGIVVCTSSLELGLDIGSIELVIHYGSPRQVSKLVQRIGRSRHNRDASAKGLIITNNSDDEFEARAILDRIQEGSIEEQKIHDGSLDVLAHHLVGMTMQLGEIPVNQALETVNNAYPFRNLQLGDLLGVLDLLDSNYLIFFDRTKMTFWKKSRSFKYYFENLSTIPDILKFKVFDSVGKKIIGTLDQRFVGDFGDSGNIFVLKGLQWRILIVDEKSFSVNVEPFRGGGITVPYWEGENIPIDYNTAKKVGAFRSKVKNGTLKLINKTIEELNFNKIPDEKNIIIESSRSQGSIVLHSCFGTKVNSTLSTLLSSMMSSMLGSVVDSRSDGYRIVLSSRSRISEKLFTEIIKDDYDLYSIITASLAGTHNVNWKTWCVAKKFGVVGRGAIYEKKSARFLYERYAKTSLVKEALRELFHDKYDLQNTDKILKKIRDNEILITWLEIDKFSKLAEPILDHTSKYYSAPANLDKGIIDLVKARLAKTKHRLICARCGKWERVMETNEVKNTLICPYCKARQITATFYSDYDLPKIIRKKFEGKKLTLDEKHRFERAWKVSSLIENFGKIAVTVMSGYGVGADTAARILRNMIDDEHIFKQIYEAERQYVVTRGFWDS, from the coding sequence ATGAAAGATCCCGATCAAATACAACAAAAGAATCAGCTTCCTGATTCTACAATTGATTCACTGTTTAATTATTTTGGATTTACTACTCTTACTGAAATTCAGAAAAAAGCATCTCCTATAATTTTACAAAAAAGAGATTGTTTGGTAATTGCACCAACTGGTTCAGGTAAAACAGAGTGTTCAGTAATTCCCATTTTTTCGCTAGTAAAAAAATCAAAAAAACTTGGAAAAATTAAAGTTCTTTACATTACTCCATTACGAGCACTTAATCGAGATGTTTTTCGAAGGATAATAAAATACGCTCAGCATTCTAACCTTTCAATTGAAATCCGACATGGTGATACAACTCAAACCGCAAGACGAAAAATCACTGAAAACCCTCCTGATATTCTGATAACAACTCCTGAAACTTTGGTTATTCTTCTTACACAATTAAAGATGCTAGATGCATTATCTGAACTCGAATGGATTGTTATTGATGAAGTACATGAATTCCTTGCTAGTGAACGAGGATCTCAATTATCATTAAGTATAGAACGTTTACAACTTAATTCAAAATACTACCTTACAAAAATTGGATTATCTGCAACAGTTGGTAATTTTGAAGAGGCTGGTAAATTTGTAGTAGGAACTAAACGAAAATGTCAGATTATCAGAGATACCTCTGTTCGAAAATATGATGTTGAAGTAAAATTTGTCAATGGAACAATTTCAGATGTTGCAGATAAAATAATTGAGCATGTTTTAGAACTAAATTTAGATTCCCCTATACTTCTTTTTACTAACACCAGAGGCGAATCTGAATTTTTAGCTTCCATACTAAAAGAAAAATCATCTATTAACATAGAATTACACCATGGATCATTATCAAAGGAAGTAAGAGAAGATACAGAGATTTCATTAAGAGAAGGAAAACGTGGAATTGTAGTTTGTACGTCTTCACTTGAATTAGGATTAGACATAGGTTCAATTGAATTAGTCATTCATTATGGTTCTCCTAGACAAGTATCAAAATTAGTTCAAAGAATTGGTCGTAGTAGACATAATAGAGATGCTTCTGCTAAGGGACTAATAATTACAAACAATTCTGATGATGAATTTGAAGCAAGAGCAATACTTGATCGTATTCAAGAAGGCTCTATTGAAGAACAAAAAATTCATGATGGCTCTCTTGATGTGCTTGCACACCATCTTGTTGGAATGACTATGCAATTAGGAGAGATTCCTGTAAATCAAGCATTAGAAACCGTAAACAATGCGTACCCATTTAGAAATTTACAGTTAGGAGACTTGTTAGGAGTTTTAGATTTACTTGATTCTAATTATTTGATATTCTTTGATAGAACAAAAATGACATTTTGGAAAAAAAGTCGTTCTTTTAAATATTATTTTGAAAATCTTTCTACAATTCCTGATATTCTTAAATTCAAAGTGTTTGATAGTGTTGGGAAAAAAATCATTGGTACATTAGATCAAAGATTTGTAGGTGATTTTGGGGATTCTGGAAATATTTTTGTTTTAAAGGGTTTACAATGGAGAATACTTATTGTGGATGAAAAATCATTTTCGGTAAATGTCGAACCCTTTAGAGGAGGGGGAATAACAGTTCCATATTGGGAAGGAGAAAACATCCCAATTGATTATAATACTGCAAAAAAAGTTGGGGCATTTCGTAGCAAGGTGAAAAATGGTACATTGAAATTAATCAATAAAACCATTGAGGAATTAAATTTCAATAAAATTCCAGATGAAAAAAATATCATCATAGAATCTAGTCGTTCTCAGGGTTCTATAGTACTACATTCATGTTTTGGTACTAAAGTTAATTCAACTCTATCTACTCTGCTCTCTTCTATGATGTCTTCTATGTTAGGTTCTGTAGTTGATTCGCGTTCAGATGGGTATAGAATAGTCTTATCTTCTAGATCTCGAATTTCTGAAAAACTTTTCACTGAAATTATAAAAGACGATTATGATCTTTATTCAATTATCACTGCATCTTTGGCAGGAACACATAATGTAAATTGGAAGACATGGTGTGTTGCAAAAAAATTTGGAGTAGTTGGAAGAGGAGCAATTTATGAAAAAAAATCGGCCCGATTTTTATATGAGAGATATGCAAAAACATCTCTTGTAAAAGAAGCATTACGTGAATTATTTCATGATAAATATGATCTTCAAAATACTGATAAAATATTAAAAAAAATCAGAGACAATGAAATTCTAATTACATGGTTAGAAATAGATAAATTTTCAAAATTGGCTGAACCAATTTTAGATCATACATCCAAATATTATTCAGCACCAGCTAATCTTGACAAGGGAATTATTGATCTTGTAAAAGCTAGATTAGCAAAGACAAAGCATCGTCTTATCTGTGCACGATGTGGAAAATGGGAAAGAGTAATGGAAACAAATGAGGTAAAAAATACATTGATATGTCCTTATTGTAAAGCTCGACAAATAACTGCGACTTTTTATTCAGATTATGATCTTCCAAAAATAATACGAAAAAAATTTGAAGGAAAAAAACTAACTTTAGATGAAAAACATCGATTTGAACGAGCCTGGAAAGTATCTTCTTTAATAGAAAATTTTGGAAAAATTGCAGTAACTGTGATGTCTGGATATGGAGTAGGGGCTGATACTGCTGCTAGGATATTGCGGAATATGATCGATGATGAACACATCTTTAAGCAAATTTATGAGGCAGAAAGACAATACGTTGTAACGCGTGGATTTTGGGATTCTTAA
- a CDS encoding ABC transporter ATP-binding protein: MSCIVVENLSKSYGSLTAVDDIVLAVKSGKVFGFLGPNGAGKSTTIKLLTTLIPPSNGSLTILGINAIENPLQVRHKIGVVLQQPSYEPTLTVEKSLDKYGMMWNVPKNERKKRREELLKDFDLIDIRKKRNEDLSIGQRRRVQVAREFMHDMELLFLDEPTVGLDPSARRKLLDYLKNKAKTGLTIFYTTHILSEAEYLCDEIAIIDKGKILTVDTPEALKNRFGNKKTIKIHLLEKQNKITTILEGIVDCKIDFDNGTNIIIHSEQSELVLLQVLRILNENKIEIEDLSAVPTNLEEIFLKMVSDNASNN; the protein is encoded by the coding sequence ATGTCATGTATTGTTGTTGAGAATTTGTCAAAATCATATGGATCACTAACAGCAGTTGATGATATTGTTTTAGCAGTAAAATCTGGTAAAGTTTTTGGATTTTTGGGTCCTAATGGGGCAGGTAAATCAACTACTATCAAACTTCTAACTACGTTAATTCCACCGTCCAATGGCTCTCTGACAATTTTAGGAATAAATGCAATTGAAAATCCTTTACAAGTTCGTCATAAAATTGGAGTAGTTTTGCAACAGCCTAGCTACGAACCAACATTAACGGTTGAAAAATCTCTTGATAAATATGGCATGATGTGGAATGTTCCAAAAAATGAACGTAAAAAAAGAAGAGAAGAACTCCTAAAAGATTTTGATCTGATTGACATTCGTAAGAAAAGAAATGAGGATCTCTCTATTGGTCAAAGAAGACGTGTTCAGGTAGCTCGTGAATTTATGCACGATATGGAACTTTTATTTCTTGATGAACCTACGGTGGGATTAGATCCTAGTGCTAGAAGAAAATTATTAGATTATTTAAAAAACAAAGCCAAGACAGGTTTGACAATATTTTATACTACACATATTCTAAGCGAAGCTGAATATCTTTGTGATGAAATAGCTATCATTGATAAAGGAAAAATTCTTACAGTAGATACACCTGAGGCATTAAAAAATAGATTTGGAAATAAAAAAACAATAAAAATTCATTTACTTGAAAAACAAAATAAAATAACAACAATTCTTGAGGGAATCGTTGACTGCAAAATTGATTTTGATAATGGAACTAATATTATAATACATTCAGAACAATCTGAATTAGTTTTATTACAAGTTCTACGAATTCTAAATGAAAATAAAATTGAGATAGAAGATCTTTCAGCAGTTCCTACAAATCTAGAAGAGATATTTTTAAAAATGGTGAGTGATAATGCATCCAATAATTAG
- a CDS encoding single-stranded DNA-binding protein codes for MTEFDSLIDKLLEQKPELTRADIEEQIKHKKEKIGAGYLTDQGALFLIASDFGISLSGPLKVEMGLKDLYAGAKEISLETRVLNVSPAKQFSRKDGSPFYLRTMTVYDTNSTASVKLWDDKANLPGIENIKPGDLIKIIKAYVKSDLSGSPTINIGSGSNIEITDDKSDIPTIDKITKDISELHEGQKDLVISGTIDGIVSSMEFTNSRGQPGKALRMRLKGKDGTALRVVLWGKDESDIPNMISHGAKVRLLGINMKNGNQGLEIHGNDSTLIEIEGGKEAEPVIVRILSIVTTENGKNMILGVDNKKNIYNIMDNSSSTSICNEGDVIECMPTKVYGNSVTLDNNSFVRKLENDVSLPSLSQLRTKINEVKADGSFCIEAIVLKIPERREIQTKSGESVLLSEMFVEDDTGQIWVKGWRNQARLIEKCELGEIISITGVNAKAGLEGRVELTLTAFSKITKKN; via the coding sequence TTGACGGAATTTGATAGTCTTATAGATAAATTATTAGAACAAAAGCCAGAATTAACGAGAGCAGATATTGAAGAACAAATTAAACACAAAAAAGAGAAGATAGGTGCAGGTTATCTAACAGATCAAGGCGCCTTATTTTTGATTGCATCTGATTTTGGAATTTCATTATCAGGACCATTAAAAGTTGAAATGGGTTTAAAGGATCTCTATGCTGGTGCTAAAGAAATTTCCTTAGAAACCAGAGTTCTTAACGTATCTCCTGCTAAACAATTTTCTCGCAAAGATGGTTCACCATTTTATCTCAGAACCATGACGGTATATGATACTAATTCTACAGCTAGTGTAAAATTATGGGATGATAAAGCAAATCTACCTGGAATTGAAAATATCAAACCTGGTGATTTGATCAAAATTATCAAGGCGTATGTAAAATCAGATCTTAGCGGTTCTCCAACTATCAATATAGGTTCAGGTTCTAATATTGAAATAACAGATGACAAAAGTGACATTCCAACTATAGATAAAATTACAAAAGACATTAGTGAATTACATGAAGGTCAAAAAGATCTTGTTATTTCTGGAACAATAGATGGAATCGTAAGTAGTATGGAATTTACAAATTCTAGAGGTCAGCCTGGAAAGGCACTGAGAATGAGATTGAAAGGTAAAGACGGAACTGCGCTTAGAGTAGTTTTATGGGGAAAAGATGAGTCAGATATTCCCAATATGATTTCTCATGGCGCTAAAGTACGATTACTTGGAATTAACATGAAAAATGGAAATCAGGGATTAGAGATTCATGGAAATGATTCAACTTTAATTGAAATTGAAGGTGGTAAAGAAGCAGAACCAGTAATAGTAAGAATTCTTTCAATTGTAACTACAGAAAATGGAAAAAATATGATTTTGGGTGTGGATAATAAAAAAAATATTTACAACATCATGGATAATTCAAGTTCTACAAGTATTTGCAATGAAGGGGATGTAATTGAATGCATGCCAACAAAAGTTTATGGAAATTCTGTTACATTAGATAATAATTCATTTGTAAGAAAATTGGAAAATGATGTATCACTCCCATCATTATCACAGTTAAGGACAAAAATTAATGAAGTTAAAGCAGATGGAAGTTTTTGTATTGAAGCAATTGTATTAAAAATTCCTGAAAGAAGAGAAATTCAAACCAAATCTGGAGAATCTGTTTTATTATCAGAGATGTTTGTTGAAGACGATACAGGTCAAATTTGGGTTAAGGGATGGAGAAATCAAGCTAGATTAATAGAAAAATGTGAATTGGGAGAAATAATTTCAATAACAGGAGTCAATGCTAAAGCAGGTTTGGAAGGACGAGTTGAATTAACTCTTACTGCATTTTCTAAAATTACAAAGAAAAATTAA